In a single window of the Cucurbita pepo subsp. pepo cultivar mu-cu-16 chromosome LG18, ASM280686v2, whole genome shotgun sequence genome:
- the LOC111780381 gene encoding fe-S cluster assembly factor HCF101, chloroplastic-like — MLLHTPSSPCLSFKIIKAQSKPDNVLLLSAFKSLVHNQRIDRSISVLRGSSIPSSVTRNAASTEAGASVMATETAEADVLKALSQIIDPDFGTDIVSCGFVKDLQIDEALGEVSFRLELTTPACPVKDMFEQRANEVVAALPWVKDVKVTMSAQPAKPIYAGELPPGLRRISNIVAVSSCKGGVGKSTVAVNLAYTLAGMGARVGIFDADVYGPSLPTMVSPENRLLEMNPETRTIIPTEYLGVKLVSFGFAGQGRAIMRGPMVSGVINQLLTTSEWGELDYLVIDMPPGTGDIQLTLCQVVPLSAAVIVTTPQKLAFIDVAKGVRMFSKLKVPCVAVVENMCHFDADGKRYYPFGRGSGSQVVQQFGIPHLFDLPIRPTLSASGDSGIPEAVADPQGEVAKTFQDLGVCVVQQCAKIRQQVSTAVTYDRTIRAIRVKVPDSDEEFLLHPATVRRNDRSAQSVDEWSGEQKLQYTDIPEDIQPEEIKPMGNYAVTITWPDGFNQIAPYDQLQMMERLVDVPQLTPAQAV, encoded by the exons ATGCTTCTTCATACTCCATCATCGCCATGTCTTTCATTCAAGATTATCAAGGCACAATCAAAACCAG ATAACGTTCTGCTACTCTCGGCTTTTAAGTCGTTGGTTCATAACCAAAGAATTGATAGGTCCATTTCCGTATTACGTGGAAGCTCCATTCCGAGTTCAGTTACTAGAAATGCTGCTTCTACTGAAG CTGGTGCTTCTGTAATGGCCACTGAGACGGCTGAGGCTGATGTACTAAAAGCGTTGTCGCAAATTATCGACCCAGATTTTGgaacagatattgtctcatGTGGTTTCGTGAAAGATCTTCAAATTGATGAGGCTTTAGGAGAG GTTTCTTTCCGGTTAGAGCTCACTACACCAGCATGTCCAGTCAAGGACATG TTTGAACAGAGAGCGAATGAGGTAGTAGCAGCACTTCCTTGGGTAAAAGATGTGAAAGTGACAATGTCAGCACAACCAGCAAAGCCTATTTATGCTGGGGAACTTCCACCTGGGTTGCGGAGAATCTCAAACATTGTGGCAGTTTCTAGTTGCAAG GGAGGTGTAGGGAAATCAACTGTAGCTGTAAATCTGGCGTATACTTTGGCTGGTATGGGTGCTAGAGTTGGTATTTTTGATGCTGATGTTTATGGACCAAGTTTGCCCACTATGGTTTCCCCTGAAAACAGACTGCTAGAAATG AACCCAGAGACGAGAACCATTATTCCAACTGAATACTTGGGAGTCAAGTTGGTATCCTTTGGATTTGCAGGACAAGGTCGTGCCATAATGCGAGGTCCAATGGTTTCTGGTGTCATTAACCAGCTACTGACTACTAGTgaatg GGGTGAGTTGGATTATCTAGTCATTGACATGCCCCCCGGAACTGGTGACATTCAACTCACTCTTTGTCAg GTGGTCCCTTTGTCTGCTGCTGTTATTGTAACCACGCCTCAAAAATTAGCATTCATTGATGTTGCAAAAGGAGTTCGCATGTTTTCAAAACTGaag GTGCCCTGTGTTGCCGTGGTTGAGAACATGTGCCATTTTGATGCTGACGGAAAACGTTATTATCCATTTGGCAGAGGTTCAGGTTCTCAG GTTGTTCAGCAGTTTGGAATTCCTCACTTGTTTGATCTTCCCATTAGACCTACT CTATCAGCATCAGGAGATAGTGGCATACCTGAAGCGGTGGCTGATCCTCAAGGTGAAGTCGCCAAGACATTTCAGGATCTTGGGGTCTGTGTTGTGCAACAGTGTGCCAAGATCCGGCAACAAG TATCAACAGCCGTTACTTATGATAGAACAATCAGAGCAATCAGGGTGAAGGTACCTGATTCTGATGAAGAATTCCTTTTGCATCCTGCGACCGTGAGACGAAATGACCGCTCTGCCCAGAGTGTG GACGAATGGTCAGGTGAGCAAAAACTGCAGTACACTGATATTCCAGAAGACATTCAACCTGAGGAAATCAAGCCCATGGGGAACTATGCTGTGACAATTACCTGGCCCGACGGATTTAACCAG ATTGCTCCCTATGATCAACTGCAAATGATGGAGAGGTTAGTTGATGTTCCTCAGCTAACTCCTGCCCAG GCAGTTTAG
- the LOC111779757 gene encoding uncharacterized protein LOC111779757, giving the protein MKSIFVLFLFSALVSLSTQSTDSNDLKAPPSSAHARLANYGFPFGLLPSAVSSYTINETSGDFSLDLGDSCKFTLPPDNYVASFSRVVTGKIAKDRIHNLNGIRVRALFQWWSITGIRSTGEDLVFEVGVITAKYPSKSFNESPVCEGRRSSS; this is encoded by the coding sequence ATGAAATCCATCTTcgttctttttctcttttcagcTCTTGTTTCTCTTTCGACCCAATCCACCGATTCGAATGACCTAAAAGCGCCACCCTCCTCTGCCCACGCTCGCCTCGCCAATTACGGGTTTCCGTTTGGCCTTCTGCCGTCCGCCGTCTCCAGCTACACCATCAATGAAACCTCTGGTGACTTCTCTTTGGACCTCGGCGACTCGTGCAAGTTCACGCTTCCACCGGACAACTACGTGGCTTCGTTTTCTAGGGTTGTCACTGGTAAGATTGCAAAGGATCGAATCCACAATCTCAACGGGATTCGAGTTCGTGCTTTGTTCCAGTGGTGGTCGATTACTGGTATTAGGTCCACCGGCGAGGATTTGGTCTTCGAGGTTGGGGTGATCACCGCTAAGTATCCGTCCAAGAGTTTCAACGAGAGCCCAGTGTGTGAAGGGCGTCGGTCTTCTTCGTAA
- the LOC111779755 gene encoding VIN3-like protein 1, whose amino-acid sequence MKKTSSSLNNRSASRKHHRKIENPTRMPTAPEQCPHSGISCTWVCKNSACRAVLSVGDTFCRRCSCCICHLFDDNKDPSLWLVCSTESEQGDSCGLSCHIECALQHGKVGVVDLGQLMQLDGSYCCASCGKVSGILECWKKQLAIARDARRVDVLCYRIYLSYRLLERTSRFKELHEIIQDAKAKLEAEVGPVNGISAKMARGIVCRLTVAGDVHKLCSLAIEKADQWLATVSNRNLNCREDSLPAACKFLFEGIESSYIVITLVEISNESSEETKGYKLWYSKSREEAYTKEPICMFPRAQRRILISNLQPCTEYTFRIVSYSENGDVGHSEVKCFTKSVEIIHNNSRSPAPSNPRKESPIEESSIHKRGPDSTTIICSSSGFQVRHLGKILELAKAQGEGCLERLCSADVTNYRGVQNAVKPETPEEEQLPPISRGLDLNVVSVPDLNEELTHPLEYSRDEVNGCTVQQAVEADGDAASHDIEKNGMARSNGSDDSQVWTCEPNSEVPAVDSLAGGLCRKRAASAIEETNDCDSTLINESPLRVANDSCFLDENFEYCVKIIRWLECEGHIKQDFRLKLLTWFSLRSSEQERRVINTFIQTLIDEPSSLAGQLVDSFSDIISCKKPRNGFCSKLWH is encoded by the exons atgaagaaaactTCATCCAGTTTAAATAACCGGTCAGCTAGTAGGAAGCATCATAGGAAGATAGAAAACCCGACGCGAATGCCAACAGCTCCTGAGCAATGTCCACATTCTGGAATCTCATGTACATGGGTATGCAAAAATTCTGCCTGTAGAGCTGTTTTGTCAGTAGGTGATACATTTTGCAGGAGGTGCTCTTGCTGTATCTGTCACTTGTTTGATGACAACAAGGACCCTAGTCTCTGGTTGGTTTGCTCTACTGAATCTGAACAGGGAGATTCCTGTGGATTATCTTGCCATATTGAGTGTGCATTGCAACATGGGAAGGTGGGGGTTGTTGATCTTGGGCAACTAATGCAGCTAGATGGTAGTTACTGCTGTGCTTCTTGTGGCAAAGTTTCTGGGATACTAGA ATGTTGGAAGAAACAACTAGCTATAGCAAGAGATGCACGTCGTGTTGATGTTCTCTGTTATAGGATTTATTTAAGTTACAGGCTCCTTGAAAGGACTTCAAGGTTTAAGGAACTGCACGAAATTATTCAAGATGCAAAGGCCAAGCTAGAAGCAGAAGTGGGTCCAGTAAATGGGATTTCTGCCAAGATGGCTCGTGGTATTGTCTGCAGGCTCACTGTTGCTGGTGATGTGCATAAGCTTTGCTCACTCGCAATTGAAAAAGCAGATCAATGGCTGGCTACAGTGTCCAATCGTAATCTGAATTGCAGAG AAGATTCACTTCCTGCTGCTTGCAAGTTTCTTTTTGAGGGTATCGAGTCTTCTTATATTGTGATAACTTTAGTTGAAATTTCGAATGAATCATCTGAAGAGACTAAAGGCTACAAGCTTTGGTACAGTAAGAGTAGAGAAGAAGCATACACAAAAGAACCCATATGTATGTTTCCTAGAGCTCAGAGAAGGATTTTGATTTCGAATCTACAACCATGCACTGAATACACATTCAGAATTGTTTCATATTCAGAGAATGGTGACGTTGGTCACTCTGAGGTCAAGTGTTTTACAAAGAGTGTTGAAATAATTCACAACAACTCCCGTTCTCCAGCCCCTTCAAATCCCAGGAAAGAAAGTCCTATTGAAGAAAGTAGTATCCACAAGAGGGGTCCAGATAGTACAACCATTATCTGTTCATCTTCAGGATTTCAAGTTCGACACCTTGGAAAGATTCTGGAACTTGCTAAGGCTCAAGGAGAAGGTTGTCTTGAGAGGCTTTGCAGTGCTGATGTGACAAATTATCGTGGAGTGCAGAACGCGGTCAAGCCCGAAACTCCGGAAGAAGAGCAGCTACCTCCTATTTCTCGTGGACTTGATTTAAATGTGGTTTCTGTACCTGATCTGAACGAAGAACTAACTCATCCTCTCGAATATTCTAGGGATGAAGTTAATGGCTGCACGGTGCAGCAGGCTGTTGAGGCAGATGGAGATGCTGCTTCCCATGACATAGAGAAGAATGGCATGGCAAGATCAAACGGTAGTGATGATTCTCAAGTCTGGACATGTGAACCAAATAGCGAGGTACCGGCTGTTGATTCCCTCGCAGGGGGGTTGTGTAGGAAAAGGGCAGCTAGCGCAATTGAAGAGACGAATGATTGTGACAGCACTTTGATAAATGAATCGCCACTCCGAGTAGCCAATGATTCATGTTTCTTGGACGAGAACTTCGAGTATTGTGTAAAGATAATTCGATGGCTGGAATGTGAAGGTCACATTAAACAAGACTTTAGATTGAAACTTCTAACATGGTTTAGTTTGAGATCATCAGAGCAAGAGCGTAGGGTAATCAATACATTTATCCAAACATTGATTGACGAACCTAGTAGCTTGGCAGGACAGTTAGTCGACTCCTTCTCCGACATCATATCTTGCAAGAAGCCACGAAATGGGTTCTGCAGTAAGCTTTGGCATTAG
- the LOC111779634 gene encoding LOW QUALITY PROTEIN: nudix hydrolase 20, chloroplastic-like (The sequence of the model RefSeq protein was modified relative to this genomic sequence to represent the inferred CDS: deleted 2 bases in 2 codons): protein MVISSGNSGKLAPIQFMAFQSLVAHRFHNFSIVSSLYNASKISRTTFPMSSTFRPAVPRSISVAAGSFSWDDVVHISLPSSFQDDPSDLTGYFEKVKLCNRGSDMQSEFLPLVIDDQIVGYVHHGFAKHLKQYPNVFTFPRDDSGQFGAYLTLHESLKTPEDRTHAVGDVVKCLGEEVIPGIRNELYPVTSSFGASNFFSLERAAAPYFGIKVYGVHMNGYVEKEGEKFLWVAKRSQTKPTFPGMLDHLVAGGLPQGIPCGENVMKECEEEAGIPRSISKGAIPVGAVSYTDIKGFSYKRDVQFCYDLKLPESFIPENQDGEVEGFMLLPVTNVANVIRRTQLFKPNCTLVIIDFLFRHGYINPESSGYLELLQSLRSGTCF, encoded by the exons ATGGTTATTTCCTCTGGTAATTCTGGC AAGTTAGCTCCAATCCAATTC ATGGCCTTTCAATCTCTCGTTGCACACAGATTTCATAACTTCTCCATTGTCTCTTCCCTTTACAACGCTTCGAAGATTTCCCGGACGACGTTTCCAATGTCGTCTACATTTCGGCCAGCAGTACCCCGCTCGATATCGGTCGCCGCCGGCAGTTTCTCTTGGGACGACGTTGTGCACATTTCTTTACCATCAAGCTTTCAGGACGATCCTTCAGATCTGACGGGCTATTTCGAGAAGGTCAAGCTCTGCAATCGTGGATCA GATATGCAATCTGAATTTCTCCCGTTAGTCATCGACGACCAAATTGTTGGCTACGTGCACCACGG TTTCGCTAAACACCTGAAGCAGTATCCGAATGTCTTTACCTTCCCCCGAGATGATTCTGGTCAATTTGGCGCTTACTTAACCTTGCATGAATCGTTGAAGACACCTGAAGATAGGACGCATGCAGTTGGAGATGTAGTTAAGTGTTTGGGTGAAGAAGTCATTCCAGGTATACGGAATGAG CTATACCCTGTTACTTCGTCCTTTGGTGCGTCAAACTTCTTCTCACTCGAACGAGCTGCGGCCCCTTATTTTGGAATAAAG GTTTATGGAGTTCATATGAATGGTTATGTTGAGAAGGAGGGAGAAAAGTTTTTGTGGGTTGCGAAAAGGAGTCAAACAAAGCCAACTTTTCCTGGAATGTTGGATCATTTAGTGGCTGGAGGGCTG CCTCAGGGCATCCCTTGTGGGGAGAATGTGATGAAGGAATGTGAAGAGGAAGCAGGCATACCAAGATCAATATCAAAAGG GGCCATACCAGTTGGTGCCGTTTCATATACAGACATCAAAGGTTTTAGTTACAAGAGAGATGTTCAATTCTGTTACGATTTAAAGCTTCCTGAAAGCTTTATACCGGAGAATCAAG ATGGGGAGGTTGAAGGATTCATGTTGTTGCCTGTGACAAATGTTGCAAATGTGATTCGGAGGACACAGTTATTCAAGCCTAATTGTACTCTTGTCATTATCGATTTCCTATTTCGACATGG GTACATAAATCCCGAAAGTTCGGGGTACTTGGAGCTACTGCAGAGTTTGAGAAGTGGGACCTGCTTCTGA
- the LOC111779633 gene encoding probable strigolactone esterase DAD2 produces the protein MVVMVENGPLSTALNAKVMGSGREAMVLAHGFGTNQSLWDNMVGKLSQKYRVVVFDWTFWGSIKDPNLYDPQKYSSYYAFAEDLIALLDELGLTSTIFLGHSMSGLIGCIASTKRPDLFQRLILLCSSPRYINTEDYEGGFDQSDIEQMIANMESNYENWATQFSSLVVDEADPLSLSRLRKCLHQMRPEVAVSLAKTVFRVDEREILEKVDIPCTILHTKADIAAPASVAIFMQKQIKGSCTVRVINTNGHFPHLTAHLQLLQVLGEILGF, from the exons ATGGTTGTCATGGTGGAAAATGGGCCATTGTCGACGGCCCTAAACGCTAAGGTAATGGGTTCGGGGAGGGAAGCAATGGTTTTGGCTCATGGGTTCGGAACCAACCAGTCATTATGGGACAATATGGTCGGGAAGCTGAGCCAGAAGTACCGTGTTGTTGTTTTTGATTGGACATTTTGGGGTTCCATCAAAGATCCCAACTTATATGATCCTCAAAAGTACTCTTCTTATTATGCTTTTGCTGAAGATCTCATTGCTCTCCTTGATGAGCTTGGCCTCACCTCCACCATCTTCCTTGGCCACTCCATGTCTGGCCTTATTGGCTGCATTGCTTCCACTAAAAGACCTGACCTGTTTCAAAGACTCATTCTGCTCTGTTCTTCTCCcag GTATATAAATACAGAAGACTATGAAGGTGGCTTCGACCAATCGGACATCGAGCAAATGATAGCAAATATGGAATCCAACTACGAAAATTGGGCCACACAGTTTTCTTCTCTGGTTGTAGACGAAGCTGATCCTCTGTCACTGAGCAGGTTGCGGAAATGCTTGCATCAGATGAGGCCTGAAGTTGCAGTGTCCTTGGCCAAGACAGTGTTCAGAGTGGATGAGAGGGAGATTCTTGAAAAGGTCGACATTCCATGCACCATCCTACACACTAAAGCCGACATTGCCGCCCCTGCCTCGGTTGCCATCTTTATGCAGAAGCAAATCAAGGGCAGTTGCACAGTGAGAGTTATTAACACTAATGGACACTTCCCTCACTTAACTGCACACCTCCAGTTGCTTCAAGTTCTTGGTGAAATCCTGGGCTTTTGA
- the LOC111779752 gene encoding leucine-rich repeat extensin-like protein 4: MNPNSHFNISPLLLLLFLPTFLRLAAALPAVSHGSLSDAEALYIRRRQLLYYRDEFGDRGEEVTVDPSLVFENGRIRNAYIALQAWKLAILSDPFNQTANWVGSDVCSYFGVYCAPALDDPNIRTVAGIDLNHGDIAGYLPEELGLLVDLALFHINSNRFCGTLPHRFDRLKLLHELDLSNNRLAGKFPGVVLKLPALKFLDLRFNEFEGNVPRELFDKDLDAIFINHNRFRFELPDNFGNSPVSVIVLGNNKFHGCVPSSLGNMTRLNEIIMMNNGLNSCLPPEIGALKNLTVFDVSSNELVGPLPETFGGLASLEQLNVANNFLSGTIPESICDLPKLQNFTFSNNFFSGEPQTCLRVPDFSDRRNCLTGRPAQRPSGQCKAFFSRRVDCNAFKCRASSVSPSTPFTPPPAGEVSPPSPPLSPHFPPLSPHSPPSAPPLVSSPPSPSSPSTPTTPSTPPQGHAPPSLPSPLSPPKGLFPPALPPPTDPLPSSPPHGHTPPGPPSPSSPSTPTTPSTPPQDHAPPSLPSPFSPPKGHPPPALLPPSEPLPSSPPHGHTSPGPPSPSSPSTPTTPSTPPQDHAPPSLPSPFSPPKGHPPPALPPPSNPSPSSPPHGHTPPGPPSPYSSSSPTTPSTPPQGHAPPSLPSPLSPPKGHPPPALPPPSEPLPSSPPHGHTPPGPPSSSEPPSSPPQDHSPPTPSPSEPSPSTPPTGQTPAIPPSPSVPATPSPPQVLNPPVEPSPPLTSSPPAPSFPVHTPPPPHFPDFPSPPSTQPPVYCPRSPYPPSPPSYSPNPPLQHPTSPPPPLPIHSPPPPVYTSPSPLPLPCIQPPPPPPPDTQYSEPPPTPSSPIPYNSPPPPSPSPPPPPSPVYGGPLPPIYGVPYASPPPPPLY; this comes from the coding sequence ATGAATCCCAACTCCCATTTCAACATCTCacccctcctcctcctcctcttccttccCACATTCCTCCGCCTCGCCGCCGCCCTCCCCGCCGTCAGCCATGGCAGCCTCTCTGACGCTGAAGCTCTCTACATCCGCCGCCGCCAGCTTCTGTACTACAGAGACGAGTTTGGTGACCGTGGCGAAGAAGTCACTGTGGACCCATCTCTGGTTTTCGAAAACGGGAGGATTAGAAATGCTTACATTGCACTTCAGGCTTGGAAACTAGCCATTTTGTCTGACCCTTTCAATCAAACCGCCAATTGGGTCGGATCTGACGTCTGCAGCTACTTCGGCGTTTACTGTGCTCCCGCATTGGACGACCCCAACATCCGCACCGTCGCTGGAATCGATCTCAACCACGGCGACATTGCCGGATACCTCCCTGAAGAGCTCGGTTTGCTTGTGGATCTTGCATTGTTCCATATCAACTCAAACAGATTCTGCGGCACTTTACCTCACAGATTTGATCGTCTCAAGTTGCTACACGAATTGGATCTCAGTAATAACCGGCTCGCTGGGAAGTTCCCCGGCGTGGTTCTCAAGCTTCCGGCGCTCAAGTTTTTGGATCTGAGGTTTAACGAATTCGAAGGAAATGTACCCAGAGAGCTGTTCGATAAGGATTTAGACGCCATTTTTATTAACCACAACAGATTCAGATTCGAACTGCCTGATAATTTTGGAAATTCGCCGGTGTCGGTCATTGTGCTTGGGAACAATAAGTTCCATGGGTGTGTGCCTTCGAGCTTGGGCAACATGACGAGGCTGAATGAGATCATTATGATGAACAATGGGCTTAATTCTTGCTTGCCGCCCGAAATTGGGGCGTTGAAGAACTTGACGGTGTTCGATGTAAGTTCCAATGAGCTGGTGGGTCCGTTGCCGGAGACATTTGGAGGGCTTGCGAGTTTGGAGCAACTCAATGTGgctaataattttctttctggGACGATTCCGGAGAGTATTTGTGATTTGCCTAAGCTTCAGAACTTTACGTTCTCGAATAACTTCTTCTCCGGTGAGCCGCAGACGTGTTTGAGGGTTCCGGATTTCAGTGATCGGAGGAATTGCTTGACTGGCCGGCCGGCGCAGCGGCCGAGTGGGCAATGTAAGGCGTTCTTTTCGAGGCGTGTTGATTGTAATGCGTTTAAATGCCGTGCTTCTTCTGTTTCGCCTTCTACTCCATTTACTCCGCCGCCGGCAGGGGAGGTGTCTCCTCCATCGCCGCCGCTCTCGCCCCATTTTCCTCCTCTGTCGCCACATTCGCCACCGTCGGCACCGCCATTGGTTTCTTCTCCGCCGTCACCTTCCTCTCCGTCTACACCTACAACCCCTTCAACGCCACCTCAAGGTCATGCTCCGCCGTCATTACCCTCACCCTTATCGCCCCCTAAAGGTCTTTTTCCGCCGGCATTACCTCCGCCGACTGATCCCTTACCATCCTCACCACCCCACGGCCATACTCCGCCGGGTCCACCTTCGCCTTCCTCTCCATCTACACCGACAACCCCTTCAACGCCGCCTCAAGATCATGCGCCGCCGTCATTACCCTCACCCTTCTCGCCCCCAAAAGGCCATCCACCGCCGGCATTACTTCCGCCGTCTGAACCCTTACCATCTTCACCACCCCACGGCCATACTTCGCCGGGTCCACCTTCGCCTTCCTCTCCGTCTACACCCACAACCCCTTCAACGCCGCCTCAAGATCATGCTCCGCCGTCATTACCCTCACCCTTCTCGCCCCCAAAAGGCCATCCGCCACCGGCATTACCTCCGCCGTCTAATCCCTCACCATCATCACCACCCCACGGCCATACTCCGCCTGGACCACCTTCGCCTTACTCATCGTCTTCACCTACAACCCCTTCAACGCCGCCTCAAGGTCATGCTCCACCGTCATTACCCTCACCCTTATCTCCCCCAAAAGGTCATCCGCCGCCGGCATTACCTCCGCCGTCTGAGCCCTTACCATCCTCACCACCCCACGGCCATACTCCTCCGGGTCCACCTTCTTCATCCGAACCGCCATCATCACCGCCACAAGATCACTCTCCGCCAACTCCCTCGCCGTCCGAACCATCACCTTCAACGCCGCCTACTGGTCAAACTCCAGCCATTCCTCCTTCGCCATCCGTGCCTGCAACTCCATCACCGCCACAAGTCCTCAATCCGCCGGTTGAGCCTTCTCCTCCATTAACATCATCACCACCAGCACCATCATTCCCAGTTCACACTCCGCCTCCACCACATTTCCCTGATTTCCCTTCGCCACCATCCACACAACCTCCTGTCTACTGTCCCCGCTCCCCATATCCACCATCTCCTCCATCCTACTCCCCAAACCCACCTCTCCAACACCCCACCTCCCCTCCGCCGCCATTACCTATTCATTCTCCCCCTCCCCCTGTTTACACATCGCCATCGCCGCTTCCTCTTCCTTGCATACAACCTCCTCCACCTCCCCCACCAGATACTCAATACTCGGAACCACCGCCAACACCATCGTCTCCGATTCCCTACAATTCCCCACCACCGCCATCTCCATCGCCCCCACCGCCTCCAAGCCCTGTATACGGAGGTCCCCTGCCACCAATCTACGGAGTTCCATACGCGTCTCCTCCGCCACCACCcttgtattaa
- the LOC111779758 gene encoding protein SODIUM POTASSIUM ROOT DEFECTIVE 2-like codes for MGKLKKIAKALDCFGPSSWTSTARFDKDPLIASSNKGRLPTLEDGVNGSQSLAFQLKPMMVTLRVSMHCKGCARKVEKHISKMEGVRSFTVDLETKMVIVIGDILPYEVVESVSKVKSSQLWQSSLP; via the exons ATGGGAAAGCTGAAGAAAATCGCCAAGGCTCTGGATTGCTTCGGTCCCTCGTCATGGACTTCCACCGCTCGTTTTGACAAAGACCCACTCATTGCCAGCAGCAACAAGGGCCGACTCCCGACATTGGAGGACGGTGTGAATGGAAGCCAGAGCTTAGCCTTTCAACTCAAGCCCATG ATGGTGACGCTCAGGGTGTCCATGCACTGTAAAGGCTGTGCAAGAAAAGTGGAGAAACACATTTCAAAGATGGAag GAGTGAGGTCGTTCACTGTGGACTTGGAGACTAAGATGGTGATTGTTATTGGAGACATTTTGCCGTATGAAGTGGTGGAGAGCGTTTCTAAAGTCAAAAGCTCGCAGCTTTGGCAGTCCTCGCTACCTTGA